The nucleotide sequence TGCCCGGGCCGTTCTATCTTGATCACCACATCGGTCTCGCCGCCCCGCAGGGCGCGAAAGATGAAATGCCTCGCCCCGAAATCACCGAGCATGGCGGTTTCGGGGTCTTCGTCGTAAACTTTGATCAGATCAAGCACTTTCGGATCGAAAACAGTTCCGCTGAACACGTACCCGCCGTCCCCGGGATCGCGCACCACGAGCCTCAGGGTTTCTCCCGGCTCAAGCGTCACTCTGGCCGATTTGTCGCCGTACCCCAGCTGCTCGACCACGTCGCCGGGACCGCCGAGGCCGAACATGCCGCAACCATTGCAAAAGAGCATTGCGAGCACCAAAAGCGTCAAAAAGCGGACCCGAAAAAGAAAAGAAGCATTCTGCATGTGTCGAACCGTCACGAATTTGTTGTTAAACATCCACTTAAAGTGTATGTAGGAAGGCGCTTTCGCAAAGGGCCGCATTGAAAAGCGGAGACTTCCCGGGGGAATTTCCCGCCGTGGGCCGAATGCGGAGGCATCCCTCATGGGTGGAGGGTATTTTGTTCGCCGACGTCGGCGATTGTCAACCGCAACACGGAGGTTCTTTCATGAAACGTTTCCACAGCGGGATCAGGTATCTGGTCCTGTTGGCTCTCGTCT is from Desulfovibrio oxyclinae DSM 11498 and encodes:
- a CDS encoding protease inhibitor I42 family protein, producing the protein MLFCNGCGMFGLGGPGDVVEQLGYGDKSARVTLEPGETLRLVVRDPGDGGYVFSGTVFDPKVLDLIKVYDEDPETAMLGDFGARHFIFRALRGGETDVVIKIERPGQTPEEYQRQPVTVE